A genomic window from Desulfurococcaceae archaeon includes:
- a CDS encoding preprotein translocase subunit Sec61beta, whose protein sequence is MSSKKSKKRRETPSITSAAGLIRFFEESELKVALKPQLIILVSLIFVALVIILSKLLPPSI, encoded by the coding sequence ATGAGTAGCAAAAAAAGCAAGAAGAGGAGAGAAACACCATCTATAACGTCAGCAGCAGGGCTCATAAGGTTCTTCGAAGAGAGTGAATTAAAGGTAGCTTTAAAACCCCAACTAATCATACTGGTGTCGCTGATCTTCGTTGCGCTGGTAATAATACTCTCCAAGCTCCTTCCCCCAAGTATATAA
- a CDS encoding zinc ribbon domain-containing protein has product MAWDHAHKLGDRVAEIASRYGAVVVLEDLNHLRDRVNGGSSLSKKLSLWFYRKMQFTIEYEALERGLETRYVNQMRTSSACPSCGSRLKDNGGRVLRCGRCGFRGDRDVIACINLFYRYSRCGGPGAPPNAPKGDANPRPMQGNRDEAMTSTDRNLYQS; this is encoded by the coding sequence ATAGCTTGGGATCACGCTCACAAGCTGGGTGATAGAGTAGCAGAGATAGCTAGTAGGTATGGAGCTGTTGTAGTGCTGGAAGACTTGAACCATCTAAGGGATAGAGTCAACGGCGGTAGCTCACTCAGCAAGAAGCTATCCCTATGGTTCTACAGAAAGATGCAGTTCACTATAGAATACGAAGCACTGGAGAGAGGGCTTGAGACCAGGTATGTGAACCAGATGAGAACTTCATCTGCTTGTCCGAGTTGTGGAAGCAGATTAAAGGATAACGGTGGTAGAGTACTGAGATGCGGTAGGTGTGGATTCAGAGGTGATAGAGACGTGATCGCATGCATCAACTTGTTCTACAGGTACTCAAGATGTGGGGGTCCAGGGGCACCTCCGAACGCCCCTAAGGGTGATGCAAACCCAAGACCGATGCAGGGGAACAGAGATGAAGCGATGACATCAACTGATAGAAACCTATATCAGAGCTGA
- a CDS encoding MazG nucleotide pyrophosphohydrolase domain-containing protein: MDIKTAQKFIKQTYYERDSSRGVYSTFTWFVEEVGELAEALIKMDKEALEEEIADVFAWLLSVANLVGVDLEEAFKKKYLTGKGFLGSL, from the coding sequence GTGGACATCAAGACTGCACAGAAGTTCATCAAGCAAACCTACTACGAAAGGGACTCCTCAAGAGGCGTTTATTCCACTTTCACGTGGTTCGTGGAAGAGGTCGGCGAGCTTGCAGAAGCGTTGATAAAAATGGACAAGGAAGCGCTAGAAGAGGAAATCGCCGACGTTTTTGCGTGGTTATTGAGCGTTGCAAACCTAGTTGGAGTAGATTTGGAGGAAGCGTTTAAGAAGAAATATCTGACCGGGAAGGGCTTCCTTGGATCCCTTTAA
- a CDS encoding geranylgeranylglyceryl/heptaprenylglyceryl phosphate synthase — protein MGRVHDYIVSKILSGEKLHFTLVDPERVEDLDRLIDVTDKVVSAGTDGFLIGGSLAVTPEEADATVKTLKKYGLPVVIFPGNVNCLTPNADAVLFMVLMNTLEPYYLMQVQVLAAPIIVKYGLEALPTGYVVVDQDSAVAHVGRAYPVPRNKPEIIAAYAMAAQMLGFKYMYIEAGSGAQQPVPSEFPYFAKKYAASLVIMVGGGIRSPEVAKKLAESGADIIVTGTVVEKDPQLAARIVKSIKGIQGSPSRSDISS, from the coding sequence TTGGGTAGAGTACACGACTACATAGTGTCTAAAATACTAAGCGGGGAAAAGCTTCACTTCACGCTAGTCGATCCAGAGCGCGTGGAAGACCTTGACAGGCTGATAGATGTAACAGACAAGGTAGTCAGTGCAGGCACGGACGGATTTCTCATCGGTGGTAGCCTCGCAGTAACGCCCGAAGAAGCGGATGCTACCGTGAAAACCCTTAAAAAGTACGGACTGCCCGTAGTGATCTTCCCCGGAAACGTTAATTGCCTGACGCCGAACGCCGATGCCGTGCTTTTCATGGTCCTAATGAACACTCTCGAACCTTACTACTTAATGCAGGTGCAGGTCCTCGCGGCGCCTATAATAGTTAAATACGGCCTTGAAGCCCTTCCCACGGGATACGTTGTAGTTGATCAAGACTCCGCGGTCGCGCACGTAGGAAGGGCATACCCAGTTCCGAGGAATAAGCCGGAAATAATTGCTGCATATGCTATGGCAGCTCAGATGCTCGGATTCAAGTACATGTACATTGAGGCTGGAAGCGGTGCACAACAACCAGTACCTTCAGAATTCCCATATTTCGCTAAGAAGTATGCAGCAAGCCTCGTGATAATGGTAGGGGGCGGTATAAGGTCCCCTGAAGTAGCCAAGAAGCTCGCAGAGTCAGGTGCAGATATAATCGTAACAGGAACGGTAGTCGAAAAAGACCCCCAGCTGGCGGCGAGAATAGTTAAATCTATTAAAGGGATCCAAGGAAGCCCTTCCCGGTCAGATATTTCTTCTTAA
- a CDS encoding threonine--tRNA ligase, with protein sequence MRILAIHAKHFSYEVIEPAIDEPERVTGELKKTFENVLVLFTSVEVVDDLDIVDDVVLEAGRLVEQIKPSEVLIYPYAHLSQNLAPPGKAVEILNKLLAEASRQLKVPVYKAPFGWYKAFRLECYGHPLSELSRTITKKGATQQKVVIEKKYYVMTPEGSIFRPEEFDYSRYPELRILVDKEVYGKELEGGENRVNSYCKKFGFEWETMSDHGHMRYSPPAAVIMEAVSKYSWQVAKSLGIPVFRVMGTNMFSLRERPVYEHALLFGDRLYEVEVDNERYVLRYAACHQQFAMLKDWIISYRDLPFGVFEVADSYRLEQRGEVSLCFRLRKFYMPDLHILTRDLKEAVEVAKKVQVRIHEEAKALGRRYIALYNVTEDFLMNHKEDLLEFVKNENMPVLLAVIPPGIYYWVINVEYHIIDNIGRPREIATFQIDVGNSKRFGITYVDEKGEKKHPIIIHTAIIGSIERYIYMVLDTAAIMEKEGRTPHLPTWLAPVQVRVIPVSREFLDYAVEVAEEVSRQGFRVDLDDRDLSLGKKVREAAMSWVPYIVVIGRREVETHTINVKIRRTNEQRSMGVKELIKLLIDEVKAYPQVDAAMPTRLSMRPVF encoded by the coding sequence ATGAGGATTCTAGCTATCCACGCCAAGCACTTCTCCTATGAGGTAATTGAGCCGGCTATAGATGAACCCGAACGCGTAACGGGGGAATTGAAGAAGACGTTTGAGAACGTCTTGGTGCTGTTCACGAGTGTAGAGGTCGTCGATGACCTGGACATCGTTGATGACGTTGTATTAGAAGCAGGTAGGCTGGTCGAGCAAATTAAGCCGTCCGAGGTGCTGATCTACCCGTATGCACACTTATCACAGAACCTCGCACCCCCCGGCAAAGCAGTGGAGATCCTGAATAAACTACTTGCAGAGGCATCCCGCCAGCTTAAAGTACCAGTTTACAAGGCCCCCTTCGGGTGGTACAAGGCATTTAGGTTGGAGTGTTACGGGCACCCGTTAAGCGAGCTCTCACGAACGATCACTAAAAAGGGGGCTACACAGCAGAAAGTCGTTATCGAGAAGAAATACTACGTAATGACCCCCGAGGGGTCAATATTCAGGCCCGAGGAGTTTGACTACTCAAGGTACCCTGAATTGAGAATCCTGGTTGACAAAGAAGTTTATGGAAAGGAACTTGAAGGAGGGGAGAACAGGGTAAATAGCTACTGTAAGAAGTTTGGCTTCGAGTGGGAGACCATGAGCGATCACGGGCACATGAGGTACAGCCCGCCGGCAGCAGTCATCATGGAGGCTGTGTCGAAGTATTCGTGGCAGGTTGCAAAGAGCCTGGGCATACCTGTGTTCAGGGTTATGGGAACCAACATGTTCAGTCTAAGGGAAAGGCCAGTATACGAGCATGCTCTTCTCTTTGGAGATCGACTGTACGAAGTCGAAGTGGACAACGAAAGGTACGTTTTACGCTACGCGGCGTGCCATCAGCAGTTTGCGATGCTAAAAGACTGGATTATAAGTTACAGGGACTTACCTTTCGGCGTGTTCGAAGTCGCAGATAGTTATAGGCTTGAGCAGAGAGGTGAAGTAAGCTTATGCTTCAGGCTTAGAAAGTTCTACATGCCGGACCTCCACATTCTCACTAGAGATCTAAAAGAAGCGGTGGAAGTCGCTAAAAAAGTTCAGGTGAGGATCCACGAAGAGGCGAAAGCGCTTGGAAGAAGATACATCGCACTATACAACGTTACGGAGGACTTCTTAATGAACCACAAAGAAGACTTGTTAGAATTCGTAAAGAACGAGAATATGCCAGTACTGCTGGCTGTAATTCCGCCCGGAATATATTACTGGGTTATAAACGTAGAGTACCACATAATTGACAACATCGGTAGACCGAGGGAAATAGCAACGTTTCAAATAGACGTAGGGAATAGTAAAAGGTTTGGTATAACTTACGTAGATGAGAAAGGCGAGAAAAAGCACCCTATAATAATACACACGGCAATAATCGGTAGCATTGAGAGATACATATACATGGTCCTCGATACGGCGGCAATAATGGAGAAAGAGGGTAGGACCCCCCATTTACCGACGTGGCTAGCACCGGTACAGGTAAGAGTTATACCGGTGTCAAGGGAATTCTTAGATTACGCGGTGGAAGTCGCGGAAGAAGTTTCAAGACAGGGTTTTAGAGTGGACCTCGATGACAGAGACCTTTCACTAGGTAAGAAGGTAAGAGAGGCTGCAATGAGCTGGGTTCCATACATAGTCGTCATAGGACGGCGCGAAGTGGAGACGCACACTATTAACGTTAAAATCAGGAGAACGAACGAGCAGAGATCAATGGGGGTGAAGGAACTAATAAAGCTACTAATAGACGAGGTGAAAGCATACCCTCAAGTGGATGCAGCCATGCCCACTAGACTAAGCATGAGGCCCGTATTCTAG
- a CDS encoding DUF2208 family protein yields the protein MNSNRKLTPVVIQVATVIMFALVSAAIPEYTWIFFILYFVVLTVIMMRTAGKGMRKVAEVKGSPLFKEENAASIMASDAALFKEIREQFKLAFLPMVSLVVVIFIYPVYWQYLDPLVRDALHSITDNAFITRFVEFLAFYAFLIAVMSLPRMLITRRSQQKKQLYIPRTFSVYRDGIYLEGRMIEYSKDACYKVDSKRRFVEIHSPKVPFVIRLYTLEVSKLADRLKEVGLYECRV from the coding sequence ATGAATAGCAACAGGAAATTAACGCCGGTGGTTATTCAAGTTGCAACTGTAATAATGTTTGCACTCGTATCTGCAGCAATACCGGAATATACGTGGATATTCTTCATACTATACTTCGTTGTGCTAACGGTAATTATGATGAGAACAGCTGGAAAGGGCATGAGAAAAGTAGCAGAGGTTAAAGGCTCCCCGCTATTTAAGGAGGAAAATGCAGCATCGATCATGGCTAGTGACGCAGCCTTGTTTAAGGAGATAAGAGAACAATTTAAGCTGGCGTTCTTACCGATGGTTTCGCTAGTAGTTGTCATATTTATTTACCCGGTATACTGGCAGTACCTAGATCCGTTGGTGAGGGACGCCTTGCACAGTATCACAGATAATGCATTCATTACGAGGTTTGTAGAGTTCCTAGCGTTCTACGCGTTTTTAATAGCCGTTATGTCATTACCGCGAATGCTCATTACGCGTAGATCACAGCAGAAGAAGCAACTATACATCCCGCGGACATTTTCCGTGTATAGAGATGGTATTTACCTGGAAGGAAGAATGATCGAGTACTCGAAAGACGCATGCTACAAGGTGGACTCTAAGCGGAGATTTGTTGAAATTCATAGCCCTAAAGTGCCCTTTGTGATACGGCTATACACGCTTGAGGTCTCTAAACTAGCTGACCGGTTAAAGGAGGTGGGGCTGTACGAGTGTAGAGTCTAG
- a CDS encoding archaellin/type IV pilin N-terminal domain-containing protein — translation MKGISGIVATAILLALTIAGGVLMYTYVTSYLNTAVDTGKIVVENAYYITPLKRLTIEVRNVGTREVKVNGVDMILSGTARSDTRNITPPLSISPGEARQIVLYDVNEAPQYVIIVYGNGSMTEPVPVRVH, via the coding sequence ATGAAGGGCATATCCGGAATAGTCGCAACAGCGATATTACTAGCGCTGACCATAGCAGGGGGCGTTCTGATGTACACTTATGTGACAAGCTACCTGAACACGGCCGTGGATACGGGGAAAATAGTGGTTGAAAACGCCTACTACATAACACCGCTTAAGAGGCTCACTATAGAGGTTAGAAATGTAGGAACGCGCGAAGTAAAAGTCAACGGCGTTGACATGATCCTCTCGGGTACTGCGCGCAGTGACACTAGAAACATTACCCCTCCTCTATCAATTTCGCCTGGGGAAGCGAGGCAAATTGTGTTATACGATGTTAACGAAGCTCCTCAATACGTAATCATAGTGTACGGTAACGGCTCGATGACAGAGCCCGTTCCCGTGAGGGTGCACTAA
- a CDS encoding ASCH domain-containing protein gives MVKPKIRFLGRHLMMKGTYVEKLLRSEKKATIRKGIFKPKYDEVIIHAGGKPVAKAKIKRVYYKKLKELGEYEAQIEGYTDVDGLISELKRVYGHVHDDDYFTIIELEVTQRLDELVAGDPYCGLKPADIARIALRYLDTELTELEKRVLLSLTRTNSIRKTAVVVFKDINKRGTVRRILKKALQTLVERRLLRIRATPSTGALGEGERSTWGTGYSSVENAEESGYS, from the coding sequence ATGGTGAAGCCGAAAATAAGGTTTCTCGGAAGGCACCTGATGATGAAGGGTACATATGTCGAGAAGCTTCTCCGTAGTGAAAAGAAAGCCACGATCAGGAAAGGCATCTTCAAGCCAAAGTACGATGAAGTGATCATACACGCAGGCGGTAAGCCCGTTGCAAAGGCCAAAATTAAGAGAGTTTACTACAAGAAGCTAAAAGAGCTGGGCGAATATGAGGCGCAGATAGAGGGGTATACAGACGTAGACGGCTTAATAAGTGAGTTAAAGCGCGTTTATGGACACGTGCACGATGACGACTACTTCACGATAATAGAGCTTGAAGTAACGCAACGGCTCGACGAACTGGTAGCTGGGGATCCGTACTGCGGGCTCAAACCGGCTGATATAGCGAGAATAGCCTTAAGGTACCTAGATACCGAGCTAACGGAGCTGGAGAAGCGGGTTTTACTGAGTCTGACCAGGACAAACAGTATTAGAAAAACAGCAGTAGTTGTGTTCAAAGACATTAATAAACGGGGCACGGTTAGAAGGATACTGAAAAAAGCGCTTCAAACCCTAGTTGAAAGGCGGCTTTTACGCATAAGGGCGACTCCAAGTACAGGTGCACTAGGAGAAGGTGAGCGGAGTACATGGGGCACTGGGTACTCAAGTGTAGAGAATGCGGAAGAGAGTGGATACTCTTAG
- the radA gene encoding DNA repair and recombination protein RadA, with product MSKEQKHPGEPGFISIREIPGVNPAIAEKLEAAGYVSAWTIAVAKAEEVAEKTGIPAVTMQKIIENARRLLGIKFKTAREVKQERLNVRKVTTGSRALDELLGGGIETKTITEFYGEYGSGKTQLCHQLSVNVQLPYEKGGLSGRAVYIDTEGTFRWERVEAMARAVGLDPDATMENIYYVRAYNSDHQMSTIDELFSFVPKNEVKLVVIDSVTSHFRAEYPGREHLAERQQKLNAHLHQLLRLAEAYNIAVVVTNQVMARPDVFYGDPTVAVGGHVLAHVPGVRVYLKKARGSKRIARVVDAPHLPEGEAVFAITEEGIRDAEE from the coding sequence GTGTCCAAGGAACAGAAGCACCCCGGCGAACCAGGTTTCATATCGATTAGGGAAATTCCCGGAGTAAACCCAGCAATAGCCGAGAAGCTAGAAGCCGCTGGTTACGTGTCAGCGTGGACGATCGCGGTCGCCAAGGCAGAGGAAGTTGCCGAAAAGACGGGCATACCGGCCGTCACCATGCAGAAAATCATTGAAAACGCCAGACGGTTACTTGGTATAAAGTTTAAGACTGCGAGGGAGGTTAAGCAAGAGAGGTTAAACGTAAGGAAGGTAACGACAGGTAGTAGGGCCCTAGACGAGCTCCTAGGAGGGGGTATAGAAACGAAGACTATAACAGAATTCTACGGCGAGTATGGTAGCGGTAAGACACAGTTATGCCATCAACTAAGCGTAAACGTACAACTACCTTACGAGAAAGGAGGCCTCTCAGGCAGAGCTGTGTACATAGATACTGAGGGAACTTTCAGGTGGGAGAGAGTAGAGGCCATGGCCAGGGCAGTGGGCTTGGACCCCGATGCGACGATGGAAAACATCTATTATGTGAGGGCGTATAACAGTGATCATCAGATGTCCACCATAGATGAACTATTCTCATTCGTACCTAAAAACGAGGTTAAACTAGTCGTTATAGACAGCGTGACGAGCCACTTTAGAGCAGAGTATCCCGGTCGAGAGCACCTGGCTGAAAGACAGCAGAAACTAAACGCTCACCTACACCAATTACTTAGACTCGCTGAAGCGTACAATATAGCGGTCGTTGTCACAAACCAGGTAATGGCGCGTCCTGATGTATTCTACGGCGACCCCACAGTTGCCGTGGGGGGCCACGTACTGGCACATGTGCCAGGTGTGAGAGTATACTTGAAGAAGGCTAGGGGAAGCAAGAGAATAGCCCGCGTAGTTGATGCTCCTCACTTACCTGAAGGGGAAGCGGTGTTCGCGATCACCGAAGAAGGCATACGCGATGCCGAGGAGTAG
- a CDS encoding DNA topoisomerase VI subunit B — protein MMILTLQNGVAMSGVEEVYRSLSPAEFFYKYREVTGFSNPAKAVYQTVRELVENALDAADVHGILPDVKVSIKKADETQDFYKITVEDNGIGIPPNIVPSAFGKVLFSSKYILRQSRGMYGLGVKMVVLYAQMTTGRPVEVITSKAGYRRIYFFKLRIDVDKNEPVVIEAGSWRKSRDWHGTVVSVTIEGDWNRARHRVLEYLYRTAIVLPYANIVLITPENEVVYYHRIINTLPRPPVETKPHPQGADLELINNMVKNGNSKTVEQLLVESFQGIGEATAKLILTKANIDPAKSPNELTEEELLALVNTMKSYDRYRPPSPRALSPLGEEIITAGLKRAFNPEYVNAVVRRPGAYNGHPFIVEAGIAYGGKAPIGEDKPVILRYANKIPLLYDEGTDVVTDVVREDISWEHYAISFPAPLVILVHVCSTKVPFKGVGKESIADVPELRKEIKLAVMEVARGLKQYLSKKAKEEEAMRRAESVAKYVPEVARSLALILAEKEMQFTALKNSIREKLVSIVSKKTGMPISLVETVVKSVEAEA, from the coding sequence ATGATGATATTAACACTGCAGAACGGTGTCGCGATGAGCGGTGTTGAGGAAGTATACAGATCGTTAAGCCCCGCGGAGTTCTTCTATAAGTATAGAGAGGTAACGGGCTTTTCAAACCCCGCTAAGGCAGTGTATCAGACTGTAAGGGAGCTCGTGGAAAACGCCCTTGACGCTGCAGATGTCCATGGTATTTTGCCGGATGTAAAGGTTTCCATCAAGAAAGCTGATGAAACGCAGGACTTTTACAAAATAACCGTGGAAGACAATGGTATTGGAATACCGCCTAATATCGTACCTAGCGCTTTCGGGAAGGTGCTTTTCAGCAGTAAGTACATCTTGAGGCAATCACGGGGCATGTACGGTTTAGGAGTGAAAATGGTCGTGCTCTACGCTCAAATGACAACTGGCAGGCCCGTAGAGGTGATCACCAGCAAGGCGGGGTACAGGAGAATATACTTCTTCAAGCTTAGGATAGACGTGGATAAGAACGAACCAGTAGTGATAGAAGCCGGTAGTTGGAGAAAGAGCAGAGACTGGCATGGTACGGTGGTGTCGGTAACTATTGAAGGCGACTGGAATCGGGCCAGGCACAGGGTGCTAGAGTACTTATACAGGACGGCGATCGTGTTACCTTACGCGAACATCGTGCTCATAACGCCCGAGAACGAGGTTGTGTACTACCATCGCATAATCAACACATTACCAAGACCACCAGTTGAAACAAAGCCGCACCCCCAAGGCGCGGATCTAGAGCTAATAAACAACATGGTGAAGAACGGAAATTCCAAGACAGTAGAGCAGTTGCTCGTGGAGAGTTTTCAAGGTATCGGCGAGGCGACAGCCAAGCTCATCCTCACGAAGGCGAATATAGATCCTGCTAAAAGCCCCAACGAGTTAACCGAGGAAGAGCTCTTGGCATTGGTAAACACCATGAAATCCTATGATAGGTATCGGCCTCCTTCACCACGAGCTTTATCACCTCTGGGCGAGGAGATCATCACCGCTGGCTTGAAGCGGGCATTTAACCCCGAATACGTAAACGCAGTCGTCAGGAGGCCGGGAGCGTACAACGGCCATCCATTCATAGTTGAAGCCGGAATAGCCTATGGAGGTAAAGCCCCGATAGGCGAGGATAAGCCGGTTATTCTTAGGTACGCCAATAAGATACCCCTCCTGTATGATGAGGGAACAGACGTCGTGACCGATGTAGTACGGGAGGACATTAGCTGGGAGCACTACGCGATAAGTTTCCCAGCTCCCTTGGTTATCCTTGTCCACGTGTGTAGCACGAAGGTACCATTTAAGGGCGTTGGTAAGGAAAGCATTGCAGATGTGCCTGAACTTAGAAAAGAGATAAAACTTGCGGTGATGGAGGTTGCTAGAGGCCTTAAGCAGTACTTGTCAAAGAAAGCTAAGGAGGAAGAGGCTATGAGGAGGGCGGAATCCGTAGCTAAGTACGTGCCAGAGGTGGCTAGGAGCCTGGCACTGATACTAGCCGAGAAAGAGATGCAGTTCACTGCTTTGAAAAACAGTATTAGGGAGAAGCTCGTATCAATAGTTTCAAAGAAAACCGGCATGCCGATCAGCTTGGTTGAGACCGTTGTAAAGTCCGTTGAAGCGGAGGCTTAG
- a CDS encoding type II/IV secretion system ATPase subunit, protein MLKSLIKAFFTLPHVLGRTLPGDDLYRRDRFLKDIVETLVNSYVKRYRLEDVQLDNTLLTYSLRGLLSIHVGLLGEELYYVIQEPPTTETELGGVIDRFIVNITSNRDQGEDYRFKGEDVAGDMDKITYNFIKITSGWGPLTPFILDPYVEDISLSKSTGRVYVVHNKFSWMGWLKSNMVLEPELVDRLVVSLSRRIKKHISFVNPLAEGACGDGFRVSLLYGDAVSPHGSSLVVRKRSGITWTITKLINEGFLTSIITSYLWLVLENKGWIIIAGHVGSGKTTLLQALLSLIPPYKKVITIEDTPEISGTTGLWEPLVEKSEVFTQTSQIDSFTLLKFALRRRPDYIVIGEVRGVEARLLVQASRLGHGVLNTIHADSPESVLKRLIAPPISIPRNLLNNIWTIVLTGVQGSKRKVVSLSEIGDDTSPAEVCSNTDESCAIERVVSSSTRLGRLYSSKDELYGEIIRRAVFLERLVSKGIFTISDLAVKLLEFYGKVEEAVREYR, encoded by the coding sequence ATGTTAAAATCACTTATCAAGGCTTTTTTCACTCTCCCCCATGTACTAGGTCGTACTTTACCCGGAGATGACCTATATCGGAGGGATCGGTTTTTAAAAGACATTGTAGAAACGCTCGTAAACTCCTACGTTAAGAGATATAGGCTAGAGGATGTGCAATTAGATAATACGTTGTTGACGTACAGTTTGAGGGGTTTACTCAGCATACATGTTGGGCTTCTCGGAGAGGAACTGTACTACGTCATCCAGGAACCCCCAACCACGGAAACAGAATTGGGTGGCGTCATAGACAGATTCATAGTTAACATCACGAGTAACAGGGATCAGGGTGAAGACTATAGATTTAAGGGAGAAGACGTAGCGGGGGACATGGACAAGATCACGTATAATTTCATCAAAATAACCAGTGGATGGGGGCCGTTAACGCCGTTCATTCTCGATCCCTACGTAGAGGACATTTCCCTTAGCAAAAGCACTGGCAGAGTGTACGTTGTTCATAACAAGTTTTCGTGGATGGGGTGGCTAAAATCAAACATGGTGCTAGAACCCGAGCTCGTAGACAGATTAGTCGTATCGCTATCACGTAGAATTAAAAAGCACATCTCGTTTGTAAATCCTCTCGCCGAGGGTGCTTGTGGAGACGGCTTCAGAGTAAGCTTACTTTATGGAGATGCTGTGTCTCCCCACGGCAGTAGCCTAGTTGTAAGAAAGCGTAGCGGCATTACTTGGACTATTACAAAGCTCATAAATGAGGGCTTTTTAACATCGATCATAACATCCTACTTGTGGCTCGTCCTCGAGAACAAGGGCTGGATCATAATAGCCGGGCACGTGGGATCGGGTAAAACAACGCTACTTCAAGCACTCCTATCGTTAATACCACCATACAAAAAAGTAATTACAATTGAGGATACGCCCGAGATATCGGGTACTACTGGTCTGTGGGAGCCCTTAGTTGAGAAGAGCGAGGTTTTCACACAGACTTCACAAATAGACTCTTTCACTCTATTGAAATTCGCTCTAAGAAGAAGACCTGACTACATCGTTATCGGGGAAGTACGAGGAGTCGAAGCTAGATTGCTCGTTCAAGCATCGCGGTTAGGGCACGGCGTGCTGAACACAATACATGCCGATAGTCCTGAGTCCGTACTAAAGAGGCTAATAGCGCCGCCTATTTCGATTCCAAGGAACTTGCTTAACAACATATGGACCATAGTACTCACAGGCGTGCAAGGCAGTAAGAGAAAGGTCGTTTCGCTCTCCGAGATAGGTGACGACACTTCGCCGGCGGAGGTGTGCTCTAATACGGATGAGAGTTGCGCCATAGAAAGGGTCGTGAGCTCCTCCACGAGGTTGGGGCGGCTCTACTCCTCTAAGGACGAGCTGTACGGAGAAATAATTAGGAGAGCGGTTTTTCTCGAAAGGCTAGTTTCCAAAGGGATATTTACGATCAGCGATCTAGCGGTCAAGTTGCTCGAGTTCTACGGCAAGGTAGAGGAGGCTGTAAGGGAGTATCGGTGA
- a CDS encoding HIT domain-containing protein, with amino-acid sequence MRILWNPWRYDYIKQFSIKQDEGGKDCLFCALQRMKEDEALVVYKGNHAFVVLNAYPYNSGHLMIAPYAHVADLTKLDDSTSTEMVLLIRKSVKVLRRAFNPDGFNIGANIGRAAGAGVPDHFHVHVVPRWVGDANFMAIIAGTKPLPIGLREVYETVKMLWHEVDP; translated from the coding sequence ATGAGAATACTGTGGAATCCGTGGAGATATGACTACATAAAGCAGTTCAGTATAAAGCAGGATGAAGGGGGGAAGGACTGCCTGTTTTGCGCACTACAAAGAATGAAAGAGGACGAAGCACTTGTAGTTTATAAGGGAAATCACGCTTTCGTGGTCCTTAACGCGTACCCATATAATAGCGGTCACCTGATGATCGCCCCGTACGCGCACGTAGCCGACTTAACTAAACTAGATGATAGTACATCTACGGAAATGGTACTACTAATCAGGAAGTCCGTTAAAGTGCTGAGAAGGGCTTTCAACCCGGATGGATTCAATATAGGTGCTAATATTGGGCGGGCAGCTGGAGCGGGGGTACCCGATCACTTTCACGTACACGTAGTGCCCAGATGGGTAGGCGATGCCAACTTCATGGCGATCATCGCAGGGACGAAGCCCCTGCCTATAGGACTGCGCGAAGTGTATGAAACGGTTAAGATGTTGTGGCACGAGGTGGATCCTTAA